The genomic interval CAGAGGATGAGCATAGTCATACATGGGATAAATACACCATTTGTCACCAGTCCGATGATGAGATTTTTTTATAATGCGATAAAGAACCGGATCACGCATATTTAAATTAGGAGAATTCATATCAATTTTTGCCCTGAGAACTCGAGAGCCATCTTCAAATTTGCCTTCTTTCATCTGTTGAAACAAAGAGAGGTTCTCTTCAACAGAACGATTGCGATAAGGGCTTTCTTTTCCCGGTTCGGTAAAGTTTCCCCGGTACTCTCTAATTCGTTCCGGACTTAAATCGCATACATAGGCTTTCCCTTCTTTAATTAAAGTCAGGGCATCCTGATACATTCTGTCAAAATAATCAGAAGCATAATAGAGACGATTTTCCCAATCAAAACCCAACCAACGTACATCCCTGATAATTGAATCTATATATTCAATATCCTCTTTGGAAGGATTAGTATCATCAAAACGAAGGTTACATAAGCCATTATTTTTTTCCGCCAGACCAAAATTTAAACAAATAGACTTGGCATGACCAATATGTAAATACCCATTAGGCTCGGGTGGAAAACGAAGATGTGCTCTGCCACCATATTTATTATTTTTTTTATCCTTATCAATAATTGCCTGAATAAAATTTACTGTTTCTTGACTACTTATTTCGTTTGAATTCATTTATTTATTCCCTTCTCCTGCTTACCTTTGTTATCTTCATATTTTTCATTTCAATCCAAATAGAAATTCAGTTAAATGAATATTTATCTATAGTGTTCTTTATATTACAACATTTGGGGTAAAAAATCCATGCCCGAATATAATTAATGACAAGCAATATTACAAGTGGTAAAAAGAGGTTTTCTGAGATAGTAAAAAATCAAATAGGGTATTTTACTCTAATTTAGCATGAAATAACCACTGGTCAATATTATAATCTAACACTTTTTCTACTTTCTGAAGACCTTTTAATAGCATCTATTGCCCTGAGCGTCTCCAGGGCGTCAGAGGCAGATATTTTAGCTTTTGCTTTCCCTGCTATTAGCTCACAGAAATGCTTTAATTCTTCCTCCAGAACATCAAAACGTTCAACTAAAAGGGTCTGTTTTTTTAATGGTCTATGCCATCCTTCTCCAAATTCTTTTTGGTAAGAGAATAGGGTCAGAGAGGGAAAGGCAAGGCTAGCCTTCTTACCAAAGAATAAGTAACAATCATAAAGACTCGGATAGAAGAAGGAATATTCCTGAGTACAGGCTTCGTAAAACCAGGGAGAGGGACAGGTATCTGTTAAAAACACATTTGCCAGGGCACCATTTTTAAATTTGATATTTATCACGCCCGTATCTTCAACCTCATTGCCCCGGTACTTATTGGTGATATAGGCTTGAATTTCCTCAATATCTCCAATGATGTATCGAAGGTCATCTATATCATGAATGGTATTGATTAACAGCGGGCCACCATATTTTCTATCTATTCGCCAGGAACTTTCAAAATAATGGTCAGGTTTTTTCGCTACCCAGAGCATATTAGCACCAACAATCTCTCCTAATTCTCCTTGTTGCACTGCCTCTCTAGTTCGCTGGATAATTTTAGAAAATCTTCTATGATGAGCAACCATAAATTTAATTTGAGAATCCTCTACCATTCCCGTTATCTCCTCCCCTTCCGGGAGAGTACTGGCTATAGGCTTTTCCAACAGCAAAGGAATCCCATATTTAGCTGCTTCCCGGGTAACCTCTACATGTAAGTCATTAGGTAAAGCAGCAATTATCCCATCTAATTCCTTTCCCATCTTCTTTAACAGATCTTTGTATTCTTTAAAGATTTTAATATCTGAATTTAATAATTTAGACTTCTCATTTACTTCTGATTGGTCTACACTATATGATTTTAAGGCTTTCTCCACATTTAAATCAGCCACTGCAACGAGTTTAGCAAAATTACAATTCATCAATCTATGTACAAACTTAAATCCATGAGAAAGCCCCAGCACTGCTAATCTTGGTATGGACATAAAGCCCTCCTCTAGTTTTCTAAGATAACTGCACCTTCAGTACCTTTCTTGAATACTCTAATTGCTTCTTCGGCCTCTTCTAAAGGAAAACTTCGAGTAATAACCGGCTCAGCTAACACCTTGCCTATTTCTACCCAGCGAATTGCTCTAATAAAATGTTTGGTTAAAAGTGCCACGTCCCCACAAATAGTTAATCCTTTTCGGATTACCTGAATGGGAGCAATAGTTGCTTCCAGGTAAAGACCGAAAGTTGAAACTCGAGCTTTAGGAGCAGCTAATTCTATGGCCAGAGAAAAACATTGCGGAGAATGAGCAGTTTCAATGACCATATCTGCTCCTCTTCCTCTGGTTAAATCCATTACCTTTTTCAAAGGATCTTCCTTATCTGCATTGATAATAAAGTTTGCTCCTAATCTTTTGGCAATTTCAAATCTTTTTTTATCTCTATCCAATCCGATCACATATACCTCTGTGACTCCAGATGCTTTTAAAGCCTGTAAATGGAAAAGCCCTATTTTCCCAGGTCCGATAATAGCTGCGGTATCACCCAGCACAGGCTTAACATTTGCTAACGACCTTACTGTTAATCCCATGGGTGCCAGACAAGAGGAATTCTTAAAGGATATATTATCAGGTAGTTTATGGACTAATTCACTGGGAACTAGAATGTATTCAGCAAAGGTACCATTACAGGTAAGACCTAAATGTTCCCAATACTGACACATATTTTTATTTCCTAATTTACAATCAGGACATTGGCCACAACCTTGGAGAGCTTCAAAGGCTACCCTATCACCTGCTTGAAAATTCTTTACTCCCTTACCAGTCTCGGTAATAATCCCTACTCCTTCATGCCCCGGAATTATTGGTATAGGAACAGGTTTCTTCCCCTTATACTTATTCTCCAGAAGCGAAAGATCAGTACCACAAATAGCTGTCGCTTTCATCTGAACCAAGACATCGTTACTACCAACTTTGGGTTTATCTACGTCTCTTACCTCATAAGCGTTAGCTTCTTCACTGTATTTCACTAATGCCTTCATATTAGTTTCGTCTCCTTCTATAGAGGATAATTTTAAATTATTTAAATTAATCTATTTCTATCTATATTGTCAGATAATTATTATATTTTTTCATGAAATAGATCTAAATACTTTCCGAGAATACGTTTTCCCTCTTCAATGTCTTTTACTTTACAAGCCAGTGTTATTCCAGTATTTATTTCCTCATCTTTTAAAATTTTTTCAAGATAAGACCAATCCTGATTCCATCCCCAGGTATAAATAGCTCTTTTTTTATCTTTATTTTTTTTATAGATATCCCTAATATTATGCTTTTCCGGATTGCCATAATTTATTCCTTTGACATTTTCATTTTGATCCAGAAGTTTATAGATATGGTCATTGATCCTACCACAACAGTGGTAGGTCCCTTTAAACTCATCAAAAATTTTATTGTTATAATACCAACTGAATTCTTCGTACATCGTCGGAGATAAAGAAATCTGTGGCGTATCATCTTTGATAACGACCTTACCATAGCAGATATCTCCATGAATATAAATCATCTCTTGATCTGCTTTATCATTCAAGTGATAATTATCTTCTATAAATTTACGATATTGAATATATGTTTGGGTAATTAATTCCAATAATTCATGAATTAAATCCCTTTGATCGTATAACATGAGAAATATATCTGATCCAATAATTTGGTGAGCAATATCAAAAGGCCCCTGCATATCAGGATGGGTAATCTTAATTCCCTTGGCACATTTAGGATACTCCTTTAATTTTTCATGATAAAACTGGTGGGTATCATAGACTCTTTGTCCCAAACCTGCTTTAAAATCAGGAATACCACGCTTAATGATTATTTTCAGTTCATCTTCATCTTGAATGGGTATGACAAA from Atribacterota bacterium carries:
- a CDS encoding Gfo/Idh/MocA family oxidoreductase encodes the protein MSIPRLAVLGLSHGFKFVHRLMNCNFAKLVAVADLNVEKALKSYSVDQSEVNEKSKLLNSDIKIFKEYKDLLKKMGKELDGIIAALPNDLHVEVTREAAKYGIPLLLEKPIASTLPEGEEITGMVEDSQIKFMVAHHRRFSKIIQRTREAVQQGELGEIVGANMLWVAKKPDHYFESSWRIDRKYGGPLLINTIHDIDDLRYIIGDIEEIQAYITNKYRGNEVEDTGVINIKFKNGALANVFLTDTCPSPWFYEACTQEYSFFYPSLYDCYLFFGKKASLAFPSLTLFSYQKEFGEGWHRPLKKQTLLVERFDVLEEELKHFCELIAGKAKAKISASDALETLRAIDAIKRSSESRKSVRL
- a CDS encoding alcohol dehydrogenase catalytic domain-containing protein, giving the protein MKALVKYSEEANAYEVRDVDKPKVGSNDVLVQMKATAICGTDLSLLENKYKGKKPVPIPIIPGHEGVGIITETGKGVKNFQAGDRVAFEALQGCGQCPDCKLGNKNMCQYWEHLGLTCNGTFAEYILVPSELVHKLPDNISFKNSSCLAPMGLTVRSLANVKPVLGDTAAIIGPGKIGLFHLQALKASGVTEVYVIGLDRDKKRFEIAKRLGANFIINADKEDPLKKVMDLTRGRGADMVIETAHSPQCFSLAIELAAPKARVSTFGLYLEATIAPIQVIRKGLTICGDVALLTKHFIRAIRWVEIGKVLAEPVITRSFPLEEAEEAIRVFKKGTEGAVILEN